In one Drosophila pseudoobscura strain MV-25-SWS-2005 chromosome X, UCI_Dpse_MV25, whole genome shotgun sequence genomic region, the following are encoded:
- the LOC6903307 gene encoding calcium uptake protein 1 homolog, mitochondrial-like — protein MGIVCDGTTWHFPSGKKNDETTHSESLGLDQYRRYDPKSVGEQLNLHLEKNSIFYKLGSYGLITFSDYIFLLTVLSISRRHFEIAFRMYDLNGDGDVDCEEFEMVATLVRSQASMRTRHRDHANTGNTFKGVNSALITYFFGPNMDEKLTIEKFLDFQEQLQREILSLEFERKEPNDDGNITEADFAELLLAYADYPLKKKQKKLKRRFRDHGTGISKQDYLDFFHFLNNINDVDTALTFYHIAGNSIDQQTLQHVAKTVALVNLSDHVVDVVFIIFDENNDNQLSNKEFISVMKNRVQRGLEKPKDTGFLKMMRSVFKCAKETKPVLLDI, from the coding sequence atggGAATCGTATGCGACGGCACAACATGGCACTTTCCAAGTGGAAAGAAAAACGACGAGACGACTCATTCGGAAAGTCTTGGTCTGGATCAGTATCGTCGCTATGACCCCAAGTCTGTTGGCGAACAACTGAACCTTCATTTGGAGAAGAACAGCATCTTCTATAAGCTGGGTTCCTATGGTCTCATCACCTTCTCCGACTACATTTTCCTGCTGACAGTGCTCTCAATTTCCCGACGCCACTTTGAGATTGCCTTCCGCATGTATGACCTGAATGGCGACGGTGATGTAGACTGTGAGGAATTCGAGATGGTGGCCACTCTGGTGAGATCGCAGGCGAGCATGCGTACCCGACATCGTGATCATGCCAATACGGGCAATACCTTTAAGGGCGTGAATTCCGCTTTGATCACGTACTTCTTTGGCCCTAATATGGATGAGAAGTTGACGATTGAAAAGTTCTTGGACTTCCAAGAGCAGCTACAGCGTGAGATCCTCTCTCTGGAGTTCGAGAGAAAAGAACCCAATGATGATGGCAACATCACGGAAGCTGATTTCGCTGAGCTCCTTTTGGCCTATGCGGATTATCCCTTgaagaagaaacaaaagaaattgaaGCGTCGCTTCCGTGATCATGGCACGGGCATATCCAAGCAGGATTATCTGGACTTCTTCCACTTTTTGAACAACATCAATGACGTGGACACTGCCCTGACCTTCTACCACATTGCGGGCAACTCCATTGATCAGCAAACGCTGCAGCATGTAGCCAAGACAGTGGCTTTGGTCAATCTATCGGATCACGTGGTGGATGTTGTCTTCATCATCTTCGATGAGAACAACGACAACCAGCTGAGCAACAAGGAATTCATTTCGGTGATGAAGAATCGCGTTCAACGCGGCCTGGAGAAGCCCAAGGATACGGGTTTCCTCAAAATGATGCGTTCGGTGTTCAAGTGTGCCAAGGAGACCAAGCCCGTTCTCTTGGACATATAG